The DNA window GGCGGTGACGATGGGCGGGCGGTGACCACGGGCGACCGGCCACGCGGACGGCCGGACGATGTCGGTGGCCGGCAGGCCTGCCCCGGCAGCCCCGGCCGGACACGGAAACGGGGGGCCGCGCGGTGCGCGACCCCCCGTACGACCGTTGCGGTCAGAGTTTCTTGGCCTCCGGGGCCTCGGCCGCGTCCGGCTCCGCGGACGGAGCGGTGGCGGTGGCGGTCGGCTCGGGCTTCGTCAGTACGGTCGGCTTCGCCGGGGCCTCGGCGGGGTCCGAGGGCTTGTCCTCGGCGTCCTTCGCCTCGACGGCGGCGTCCGCGCCGGCCGGAGCCGGGGCCTTCTTCTCGCCCTCGGCGCCGGAGCGGTCCGGCTCGACGACTTCCTCGCGGCCCGGCCGCAGCTTCGCCGACAGGACGAAGTAGACGACGGCCAGGACGAAGACCACGATCGAGGTCCACACGTTCAGCCGCAGGCCCAGGATGTGGTGCGCCTCGTCGACGCGCATGTACTCGATCCAGACGCGCCCGGCGCAGTACGCGGCCACGTACAGGGCGAACGCCCGACCGTGCCCGAGCTTGAAGCGGCGGTCGGCCCAGATGACCAGGACCGCGACGCCGATGCACCACAGCGACTCGTACAGGAAGGTCGGGTGGTAGGTGCCGGCGTCCCGGTTCGGGCCCGCGCTGATCTCCACCGCCCACGGCAGGTCGGTGGCCCGGCCGTACAGCTCCTGGTTGAACCAGTTGCCCCAGCGCCCGCAGGCCTGGGCCAGCGCGATGCCCGGGGCGAGGGCGTCCGCCCAGGCCGGCAGCGGGATGCCGCGGAGCCGGCAGCCGATCCAGGCGCCCACCGCGCCGAGCGCGATCGCCCCCCAGATGCCGAGGCCGCCCTCCCAGATCTTGAAGGCGTCGACCCAGTTGCGGCCCTCGCCGAAGTAGAGCTGGTAGTCGGTGATCACGTGGTAGAGGCGACCGCCGACCAGGCCGAACGGCACCGCCCACACGGCGATGTCCGCGACCGTGCCCGGCTTCCCGCCGCGCGCGACCCACCGCTTGTTGCCGAGCCAGACAGCGACGAAGACGCCGATGATGATGCAGAACGCGTAGCCGCGGAGCGGGATCGGTCCGAGATGGATCACGCCGGTCGACGGACTGGGAATGTAAGCAAGGTCCATGGCAGACCCGACGCTACCCTGCCGGGCGGTGCACACCGCAACCCGCCCGGCAAGCCGATACCGAATCAACACACGGCACGGGCCTCGCTCAGTTCCCCGAGGCCCCGTCCGGACCGCTGTTCGCAGGCGACTTCGACGGCCCTGCCGACCCCGACCCCGACGCCCGTGTGGCCTTCGCCCCGGGAGTCGCGCCCGGGGTGGCCCCGGACGTCGCACCCGCCGACGGCGAGGCCTTGCTCCCCGCCTTCCCGTCCCCCGCCTTGCCGCCGCTCCCGCCGGAGGCCCCGGCCGCCGCCTCCACCCGCTCCTTCAGCTTCTGCGGGGTCAGCGGGTCGGCCTTGTCCGAGAAGACGTCCTTGCCGTTCAGCAGCACGGTCGGCGTGCCCCGGAAGTTTCCGGCGCGGAAGGCCTCGTGGGCCTTGCCCACCCAGCTGTTGTGCGTGCCGTCCTCGACGCACTTGCGGAAGGCGGGGGTGTCCAGCCCGTCCACCTGGCCGGCCAGTTCCAGCAGCTTCGCGTTCTTGCCGTAGGCGTCGTCCACCTCCTCGGGCTGCTGCTGGAAGAGGAGGTCGTGGTAGGCCGCGAACTTGCCGGCGTCCTGCGCGCAGGCGGCCGCGTTCGCGCCCTTCAGCGAGCCGCTGCCGCCCATGTTCCCGTCGATGAGCGTGACCAGGTGGTAGTCCACCTTGAGCAGCCCCTTGGCCTCGAGGTCGTGGATGGTGTCCCGGTAGCTGTCCTCGAAGGCCTTGCAGGCGGGGCAGCGGACGTCCTCCCACACGGTGAGGGTGGACTTGGCCTCGTCCCTGCCCGTCCGGATGGCCAGCGCGTCCTTGCCGGTGGCTCCGGAGGGCGCGACCACCGGTCCCGCCTTTCCGCCGCCGTCCTTGCCGGTGTTGGCCGCGATCAGACCGACGACGGCGGCCAGGCCGAGTACGCCGACCACCGCCGCCGACACGATGAGCGTCCGCCGACGCCTGTCCCGGGCCTTCTGCCGGTCGCGCTCCGCCTGGAGTCGCTCGCGGGCCGATCGTTTCGTCGCATCGCGGTTCGCACCGTCGTTCTTCTCGCTCACGTTCGGCCAAACGAAGCGGGGAGGCACTCGCGTGCCTCCCCGCTCCCACTTCCACCCGATCGGGCTACAGAACCCGTTCGGATGTGCGCTTTCCGTCAGCTCCTGCGTACGCCTTCCGCAAGCTCGCCCGCAAGCGACCGTACGGCGGCCAGCCCGGCCGGCAGGTCCGGCGCGTCCAGCAGCAGCTTGACGAAGGCCGATCCGACGATCACGCCGTCCGCGAAGCCGGCCACTTCCCTGGCCTGCTCGGGGTTGGAGACGCCCAGGCCCACGCACACCGGCAGGTCGGTGGTCTTGCGGGTCCGCCCGACCAGCTCCTTCGCCTCTGCGCCGACCGAGGCGCGGGTGCCGGTGACGCCCATCAGGGAGGCCGCGTAGACGAAGCCGGAACCGGCCGCCGTGATGGTGGCCAGCCGTTCGTCCCTGCTGCTGGGGGCGACGACGAAGACGGTCGCCAGACCGTGCTTGCCGGCGTGCTCGCGCCACAGCGCGGACTCCTGGACCGGCAGGTCGGGCAGGATGCAGCCGGCGCCGCCCGCCGCCGCCAGCTCGGCGGTGAACCGCTCGACGCCGTACCGGTCGATGGGGTTCCAGTACGTCATGACCAGGACCGGGGCCCCGGTGGCCTCGTGCGCCTCGCGGACCGTCCGGATCACGTCGGCGATCTTGACTCCGCCGCGCAGGGCGATGTCGTCGGCGGTCTGGATGACCGGCCCGTCGAGGACCGGGTCGCTGTGGGGCAGGCCGATCTCGACGACGTCCGCGCCGCCGGCGATGACGGCCTTGACCGCCTCGACGCCGCCGTCGACGGTCGGGAAGCCCGCGGGGAGGTAGGCGACGAGGGCCGCGCGGTCCTCGGACTTCGCCTTGGCGAGGGTGGCGCTCAGCAGCTCGATGTTGCCGCGCCCGTGCGTGGAGCTCACTTGTCGTCCCCCTCGGAGAACTCGTTGCCGGCGACTTCACCGTCGGTGGCGTACAGCCCGAAGTAGCGGGCGGCCGTGTCCATGTCCTTGTCGCCGCGGCCGGACAGGTTGACCACGATCAGCCCGTCCTTGCCCAGCTCCTTGCCCAGGTCGAGGGCGCCGGCCAGGGCGTGCGCCGACTCGATCGCCGGGATGATCCCCTCGGTGCGCGAGAGCAGGCGCAGGGCCTGCATCGCGGCGTCGTCGGTGACCGCGCGGTACTCGCCGCGGCCGGTGTCCTTGAGGTACGAGTGCTCCGGGCCGATGCCCGGGTAGTCCAGGCCGGCCGAGATGGAGTACGGCTCGGTGATCTGGCCCTCCTCGTCCTGGAGGACGTACGAGCGGGAGCCGTGCAGGATCCCGGGCTCGCCCGCGGTCAGCGTGGCGGCGTGCT is part of the Streptomyces subrutilus genome and encodes:
- the lgt gene encoding prolipoprotein diacylglyceryl transferase, yielding MDLAYIPSPSTGVIHLGPIPLRGYAFCIIIGVFVAVWLGNKRWVARGGKPGTVADIAVWAVPFGLVGGRLYHVITDYQLYFGEGRNWVDAFKIWEGGLGIWGAIALGAVGAWIGCRLRGIPLPAWADALAPGIALAQACGRWGNWFNQELYGRATDLPWAVEISAGPNRDAGTYHPTFLYESLWCIGVAVLVIWADRRFKLGHGRAFALYVAAYCAGRVWIEYMRVDEAHHILGLRLNVWTSIVVFVLAVVYFVLSAKLRPGREEVVEPDRSGAEGEKKAPAPAGADAAVEAKDAEDKPSDPAEAPAKPTVLTKPEPTATATAPSAEPDAAEAPEAKKL
- a CDS encoding DsbA family protein — protein: MSEKNDGANRDATKRSARERLQAERDRQKARDRRRRTLIVSAAVVGVLGLAAVVGLIAANTGKDGGGKAGPVVAPSGATGKDALAIRTGRDEAKSTLTVWEDVRCPACKAFEDSYRDTIHDLEAKGLLKVDYHLVTLIDGNMGGSGSLKGANAAACAQDAGKFAAYHDLLFQQQPEEVDDAYGKNAKLLELAGQVDGLDTPAFRKCVEDGTHNSWVGKAHEAFRAGNFRGTPTVLLNGKDVFSDKADPLTPQKLKERVEAAAGASGGSGGKAGDGKAGSKASPSAGATSGATPGATPGAKATRASGSGSAGPSKSPANSGPDGASGN
- the trpA gene encoding tryptophan synthase subunit alpha produces the protein MSSTHGRGNIELLSATLAKAKSEDRAALVAYLPAGFPTVDGGVEAVKAVIAGGADVVEIGLPHSDPVLDGPVIQTADDIALRGGVKIADVIRTVREAHEATGAPVLVMTYWNPIDRYGVERFTAELAAAGGAGCILPDLPVQESALWREHAGKHGLATVFVVAPSSRDERLATITAAGSGFVYAASLMGVTGTRASVGAEAKELVGRTRKTTDLPVCVGLGVSNPEQAREVAGFADGVIVGSAFVKLLLDAPDLPAGLAAVRSLAGELAEGVRRS